A stretch of the Sulfolobus acidocaldarius SUSAZ genome encodes the following:
- a CDS encoding nucleotidyltransferase, with protein sequence MIEKAVITAAGKGSRMKYITTVLPKALLPLFSSENGDLITRPVIDLIFDSLSSVGVKKFCIVVGKHGKLLMDYLFDMGVTFVFQPHPKGFGDAVLKAEDFSSNNPFIVHADDGVLTGGYKEAVSLFDEVKPDAVLLLREVKNPKRYGIVNVKDEGEYMGHKLYRVIEAQEKPQNPKSNIGISAVYIFSPKIFQGLNKVKVEEGKELELTYGIQNIISEGGEVYGILLKDEKWLNVGDPVSYIDALNLTYSFHVKK encoded by the coding sequence TTGATCGAGAAGGCTGTTATTACTGCAGCAGGTAAGGGAAGTAGAATGAAATACATAACTACAGTGCTTCCAAAGGCACTTTTACCTCTTTTTAGTAGTGAGAATGGGGATCTTATTACAAGACCTGTTATAGATCTTATTTTTGATTCTTTGTCTTCTGTTGGAGTTAAAAAGTTCTGTATAGTTGTTGGAAAACACGGAAAATTATTGATGGACTATCTGTTTGATATGGGGGTTACTTTTGTATTTCAACCTCATCCGAAAGGGTTCGGTGATGCAGTATTAAAAGCTGAGGACTTCTCTAGTAATAATCCATTTATAGTTCATGCTGATGATGGTGTATTAACAGGAGGATATAAGGAGGCTGTCTCACTTTTTGATGAGGTAAAACCAGATGCCGTGCTTTTACTTAGAGAAGTTAAGAATCCTAAGAGATATGGCATAGTGAATGTTAAAGATGAAGGAGAGTATATGGGGCATAAACTGTACAGAGTAATTGAAGCTCAAGAAAAACCCCAAAATCCTAAATCAAATATAGGTATATCTGCTGTATACATATTTTCTCCAAAAATATTCCAAGGTTTAAATAAGGTTAAAGTAGAAGAGGGAAAAGAGCTCGAACTAACATACGGAATTCAAAATATCATAAGCGAAGGCGGTGAGGTATATGGAATTCTGTTGAAAGACGAAAAATGGTTAAATGTAGGAGATCCAGTAAGTTATATCGATGCTTTAAACCTCACTTACTCTTTTCATGTTAAGAAGTAA
- a CDS encoding GMP synthase has protein sequence MEFDPKNFTDEVKPQLEKILDGKAIAAVSGGVDSTTAATLTYKLMGDKVIPIIIDTGFLREGEVEKVKNMVKNVLPLQVVDAREKFLRALEGLSDAEEKRKTFRKIFYDILSELVRKYNAKYLIQGTIAADWVETQGGIKTQHNVLVQLGIDTEREWGFKVVEPLADLYKNEVRKLGEYLGLPKEIYNRQPFPGPGLLVRTVGELTVEKLELVRKATTVVEKYLDGMGISQYFAFIFETQSEKHDELSERVGSNVFTYKKIKATGVKGDVRAYGRVAKIETNEEDYEKLRELMEMVTISDITHVVIPVTSREDGEYTVGIRAVSTEDFMTAEITKLDRGILNRIGNEILNISKKIHEVVYDITTKPPATIELE, from the coding sequence ATGGAGTTCGATCCGAAAAATTTCACTGATGAAGTAAAGCCACAATTAGAAAAGATATTGGATGGAAAGGCAATTGCTGCAGTTAGTGGGGGAGTAGATAGCACAACAGCTGCTACACTTACCTACAAATTAATGGGAGATAAGGTAATCCCTATAATAATCGATACTGGATTTTTGAGAGAAGGAGAGGTTGAAAAAGTGAAAAATATGGTTAAAAACGTCTTACCTTTACAAGTCGTTGACGCAAGGGAAAAATTTCTTAGGGCATTGGAAGGATTATCTGATGCTGAGGAAAAACGAAAAACTTTCCGAAAGATATTTTATGATATATTGTCTGAGCTGGTTAGAAAATATAACGCGAAATATCTTATACAAGGTACTATAGCAGCAGATTGGGTAGAGACGCAGGGAGGAATAAAAACACAACATAATGTTTTAGTGCAATTGGGTATTGACACCGAGAGAGAATGGGGGTTTAAAGTTGTTGAGCCTTTAGCTGACCTTTATAAAAATGAAGTGAGAAAATTGGGTGAATATCTTGGATTACCAAAGGAGATATATAATAGGCAACCTTTCCCTGGACCAGGGCTTTTGGTAAGAACCGTAGGTGAACTTACGGTGGAAAAACTAGAGCTGGTTAGAAAGGCTACCACAGTAGTCGAGAAATATTTAGACGGTATGGGTATATCACAGTATTTTGCATTTATTTTTGAGACTCAAAGTGAAAAACATGATGAACTTAGTGAAAGAGTTGGAAGTAATGTTTTTACATACAAGAAGATCAAAGCTACGGGTGTAAAAGGAGATGTAAGAGCTTACGGCAGGGTGGCTAAAATAGAAACTAATGAGGAAGACTATGAGAAACTGAGAGAATTAATGGAAATGGTTACGATTAGTGACATCACCCATGTTGTTATACCAGTCACTAGCAGAGAAGATGGCGAATATACAGTAGGAATAAGAGCTGTCTCTACGGAAGATTTCATGACCGCTGAAATAACTAAACTTGATAGAGGGATTCTTAACAGAATAGGGAATGAAATACTCAATATATCTAAAAAAATACATGAAGTTGTTTACGATATTACTACTAAGCCACCGGCGACCATTGAGCTTGAGTAA
- a CDS encoding glycosyltransferase produces the protein MLKQLIIKYFGIISALILAAIISIYTFYTVSTFAGIKDYVGDEVWYPSAAYNILKLVFHVQVPMNFPYPNEANIQYYVNPEHPPLPKYIMALFIYALGYNPLVWRIPSWILGDLIIIIAFLMARKLIGNSLLGNVTGLIASILIALDPNIWVMHGLAMLEIYAGFFSIFTLYLLLSNRIKSSSVGLGLAFLAKESLLPLLIPYIYYLGEIVKQRTKRVIYGILIPLVIYVAFSIPLIIYFGGIKQWLDTSFLHMLSWDVTNGHISLSATNQISTPWDWFFNIHPFFLGYGLYANVNPLLMWAWVVTTPLAFIMKDIKLIIFTMSAWSIWLGFVAVYFLGNHTLFSFYVTDFATISDVFIPISLFKFLNWIELRNKGENN, from the coding sequence GTGCTTAAACAACTAATAATTAAATATTTTGGGATAATATCTGCCTTAATACTAGCAGCAATAATCTCTATTTACACCTTCTACACTGTTTCAACATTTGCGGGTATAAAGGATTATGTAGGAGACGAAGTGTGGTACCCCTCAGCTGCGTATAATATATTAAAGCTTGTATTTCACGTCCAAGTACCTATGAATTTTCCTTACCCAAATGAAGCTAATATACAATACTACGTAAATCCGGAGCATCCTCCACTACCTAAGTATATCATGGCACTCTTCATATACGCTTTAGGCTATAACCCATTAGTCTGGAGAATACCTTCATGGATTTTAGGTGATCTCATAATTATTATTGCCTTTCTAATGGCTAGAAAACTTATCGGAAACAGTTTACTGGGAAATGTAACTGGATTAATTGCATCTATACTGATTGCATTAGACCCAAATATATGGGTTATGCACGGACTTGCTATGCTTGAGATATATGCCGGATTTTTCTCCATCTTCACACTCTATCTTCTGCTCTCAAATAGAATAAAGTCGTCTTCTGTAGGTTTAGGTTTAGCATTCCTAGCAAAAGAGAGCTTGCTACCCCTTCTTATACCATACATATATTATCTAGGAGAGATAGTAAAACAGCGTACCAAGAGAGTTATTTATGGAATACTTATTCCGTTAGTAATATACGTGGCTTTTTCAATACCATTAATTATCTATTTTGGTGGTATAAAACAATGGTTAGACACATCATTTCTGCACATGCTAAGTTGGGATGTAACTAATGGACACATTTCCCTGTCTGCAACAAACCAGATAAGTACACCGTGGGATTGGTTCTTTAATATTCACCCATTTTTCTTAGGCTATGGGCTATATGCTAATGTGAATCCGCTTCTAATGTGGGCTTGGGTTGTAACTACACCGTTAGCCTTTATAATGAAAGACATTAAACTTATAATTTTCACCATGTCTGCATGGTCTATATGGCTAGGTTTCGTAGCTGTATATTTTCTGGGAAATCATACATTATTCAGCTTCTATGTTACTGATTTTGCTACCATATCAGACGTCTTCATACCTATCTCATTATTTAAATTTCTTAACTGGATAGAACTAAGGAATAAGGGTGAAAATAATTGA
- a CDS encoding heat shock protein HtpX (metalloprotease): protein MAVSLLKFRLGMFLSAISVIILGFLVAYGLLGYLFGFAYTSIIVTGALAFVTFFTIIQWLLGPLMIKAAYRLIEVKADDPTYGWVYNLVQEVATYNNMSMPKVYVAPVNFPNAFAFSSPLFGKNMAITTPLINILNKDEIKAVIGHEIGHLRHRDTEILLAVSLIPTLMYWLGYSLWWGGLLGGGGGGRNGNSGLLFLIGIALIAVSFVFNIFVLFLNRMREAYADVNSALTIPNGASNLQTALAKIVIYTDPGVVDRVKQKSGGVAKMLLFSGTDVSNEEIPSYKAQELVNYWRTQKVGILSDLFSDHPHPAKRIKLLDKFTQAQWSPVA, encoded by the coding sequence ATGGCAGTAAGTCTCCTTAAATTTAGACTAGGAATGTTTTTATCTGCAATATCTGTCATTATTTTGGGATTTCTAGTAGCTTATGGGTTACTTGGGTACTTGTTTGGGTTCGCTTACACATCGATTATTGTTACAGGTGCTTTAGCCTTTGTGACATTTTTTACAATCATACAATGGTTATTAGGTCCTCTTATGATAAAAGCTGCGTATAGGCTAATTGAAGTGAAGGCTGACGACCCAACTTATGGTTGGGTATATAACTTAGTTCAGGAAGTAGCAACCTATAACAACATGAGTATGCCTAAGGTTTATGTTGCACCTGTAAATTTCCCTAATGCATTTGCATTTAGTAGTCCTTTATTTGGAAAGAATATGGCAATAACGACTCCTCTCATAAACATACTCAATAAGGACGAGATTAAAGCGGTAATAGGACATGAAATAGGTCATTTAAGACATAGGGACACAGAGATATTATTAGCTGTAAGTTTAATCCCGACCTTAATGTATTGGTTAGGCTATTCATTATGGTGGGGAGGATTGCTTGGAGGTGGTGGTGGCGGAAGAAATGGGAACTCTGGTTTACTGTTTCTCATAGGCATAGCATTGATTGCTGTCAGTTTTGTATTCAACATTTTCGTGTTATTCCTTAATAGGATGAGAGAAGCATACGCTGATGTTAATTCAGCACTTACAATTCCCAATGGGGCAAGCAACCTACAGACTGCTTTAGCTAAGATAGTAATTTACACAGATCCAGGTGTAGTTGATAGGGTAAAGCAGAAAAGTGGAGGTGTAGCAAAGATGCTACTGTTCTCTGGAACTGACGTGAGTAATGAGGAAATTCCATCATATAAAGCACAGGAACTTGTTAATTATTGGAGGACACAAAAAGTAGGAATATTATCAGACCTTTTCAGTGACCATCCACATCCAGCAAAAAGAATTAAGCTGTTAGACAAATTTACTCAAGCTCAATGGTCGCCGGTGGCTTAG
- a CDS encoding alcohol dehydrogenase gives MKAVIIENGRASIKEVNKPSIREEGDIIIKMKACGLCGTDIEKLHGQYTASQPIIGHEPSGIIEESSVDSLKPGQRVFAHHHVPCYECYYCTHESATMCPYYRRTNIEPGGFAEYFRVPAWNVKRGGVLVLPDHVSFEEGAFIEPLATVVRAQRRVKLNRGDNVLVVGAGPMGLLHVMLSKANGASKTIVTDIADFRVEYAYKVGADYSFNSKKIDAINEVKKLTDGRGVDIAIIASGAPSAILSGLLSVRKGGQVLLFGVPFKGTVLNYDISDLLNNEISIISSNAAIEEDTIDALKIISERKIDVSILVTHKFTIDQFNEAVRVAEEGQAIKVIIQD, from the coding sequence GTGAAAGCCGTAATTATTGAAAATGGTAGAGCGTCAATAAAGGAAGTAAACAAACCATCAATCAGGGAAGAAGGAGATATTATAATAAAGATGAAAGCCTGTGGACTATGTGGTACTGATATTGAAAAACTTCACGGACAATATACAGCGTCTCAGCCAATTATAGGTCATGAGCCTTCAGGGATCATTGAGGAGTCAAGTGTAGATAGTCTAAAACCCGGTCAGAGAGTGTTCGCACATCATCACGTTCCTTGTTATGAGTGTTATTATTGCACTCATGAAAGTGCAACCATGTGTCCTTACTACAGAAGGACTAATATTGAGCCCGGAGGTTTTGCAGAATACTTTAGAGTCCCAGCCTGGAATGTGAAAAGGGGAGGTGTACTAGTTCTTCCTGATCACGTTAGCTTTGAGGAAGGAGCCTTCATTGAACCTTTGGCAACTGTTGTAAGAGCACAAAGGAGGGTCAAGTTAAACAGAGGAGATAATGTGTTAGTAGTAGGAGCAGGACCTATGGGATTGCTCCATGTTATGCTAAGTAAGGCAAATGGAGCCTCTAAAACCATAGTAACTGACATAGCAGATTTTAGGGTTGAGTATGCCTATAAAGTAGGTGCTGACTACTCATTTAATTCTAAAAAAATAGACGCTATAAATGAGGTTAAGAAGCTAACAGACGGTAGAGGAGTGGATATAGCTATTATAGCTTCAGGTGCACCTTCAGCAATCTTATCAGGTCTTCTCTCTGTAAGAAAAGGAGGTCAAGTTCTCCTGTTTGGAGTTCCATTTAAGGGTACTGTTCTTAACTACGATATAAGTGATCTCTTAAACAACGAAATCTCAATAATCTCAAGTAATGCCGCAATTGAAGAGGATACTATAGATGCGTTGAAAATAATATCTGAAAGAAAAATAGACGTCTCCATACTAGTAACCCATAAATTTACTATTGACCAATTCAATGAAGCCGTAAGGGTAGCTGAAGAGGGACAAGCCATAAAGGTAATAATACAAGATTGA
- a CDS encoding cobalamin synthase yields the protein MKRILKAILGQLSFFTIIPSPNASLEEIAQFSFISPLIVGIITGIIDWFVVLLGIRLIGSLGALLLIPTVEIIRGFHHLDGLLDVGDALMVRKERRSQVLHDLQTGSGAIGLFLVYFSIFLVATLNLSASYLWFFLPSEVLARASAISLLGLMNPIPGSYLGKVFHDKMRDKLFSVKFLLVQIFAILFSSPALILAYIILLLVFYLIAKLVFEGMSGDIVGAIITLSFPIYLLVAEKTCYHYFIFQYSLTLP from the coding sequence ATGAAAAGGATATTAAAGGCAATATTAGGGCAACTATCATTTTTCACAATAATACCTTCTCCGAATGCGTCATTAGAGGAGATAGCCCAATTCTCCTTCATCTCGCCACTTATTGTTGGTATAATTACAGGTATAATAGACTGGTTTGTCGTCTTGTTGGGTATAAGGCTTATTGGTAGCTTAGGTGCTCTGCTATTAATACCTACAGTTGAGATCATTAGGGGATTTCACCATTTGGATGGTCTCTTGGACGTGGGAGACGCACTAATGGTGAGAAAAGAGAGGAGATCGCAAGTTCTTCATGACTTACAGACTGGGTCAGGTGCAATTGGTCTATTTTTGGTCTATTTTTCTATATTTCTTGTAGCTACACTTAACTTGAGTGCAAGCTACCTATGGTTCTTTCTCCCATCTGAGGTTCTAGCTAGGGCAAGCGCAATATCCCTTCTCGGTTTAATGAACCCAATTCCCGGTAGCTATCTGGGAAAAGTGTTTCATGATAAAATGAGGGATAAACTATTCTCTGTTAAATTCCTCCTCGTACAGATATTTGCAATACTCTTCTCATCACCTGCACTTATCTTGGCTTACATTATCTTACTTCTTGTGTTCTACTTAATAGCTAAGTTAGTTTTTGAGGGTATGTCAGGCGATATAGTAGGAGCTATTATAACTTTATCTTTTCCAATTTACTTACTAGTTGCTGAGAAGACTTGTTACCATTACTTTATCTTTCAATACTCTTTGACCTTACCTTAG
- a CDS encoding cobyric acid synthase, whose product MAVIIASTMSDSGKSTIVAGLSKLFHVKPFKAQNMSLNSYATLDYGEIAFIQAYQSIGAGFSPERYMNPLLLKPSGNGLLEVIFFGESKGIFRPQDYYSRLNYFWTEIEKNFSNEFIVESAGGIEPNFLDKDLALKVSANFNVPIILVLDIDRGGAFTSALGSYLSLPVSLREKLRGFIINKFRGEEKFLEPGIKWLEERTDMKYLGSLPYFEEPLIMPEDSMNLNEVGSGEMEVSVIAYPQMSNFNEFYALNNSNAHLKFVKKPTQITDSDLVILPGSKNTIKSLEWLKSRGFTEFLKRKPVLGICGGFQIMGSKMIDSSGGLELGDVDQVDGLGLFEINTVYEKEKVVSLSSAQLGIEGYEIRRGRIEFINEEPLTYITRRGKMAVNVPDGVLKGDKLGLSIHGSMFSPGGKKILNEVFGLKIYAEDLETEIKKQVDNLSRVLKQHVDVDKIYELYI is encoded by the coding sequence ATGGCAGTTATAATAGCTTCCACAATGAGTGATTCAGGAAAATCCACAATTGTGGCAGGCTTAAGCAAACTATTTCATGTTAAACCATTTAAAGCCCAAAACATGTCACTGAATAGTTATGCAACATTAGATTATGGGGAGATAGCCTTTATCCAAGCTTATCAGTCTATCGGTGCTGGCTTTTCCCCTGAGAGATATATGAATCCGTTATTACTTAAACCATCAGGTAACGGACTTTTAGAGGTCATCTTTTTTGGCGAATCGAAGGGTATATTCAGACCTCAAGACTACTATTCACGACTTAATTATTTTTGGACAGAAATAGAGAAAAATTTTTCTAATGAATTTATAGTAGAATCTGCTGGTGGCATTGAGCCAAACTTTTTAGATAAGGATTTAGCATTAAAAGTCTCGGCTAATTTTAACGTTCCAATTATCTTAGTTCTTGATATAGATAGGGGTGGAGCTTTCACATCAGCATTGGGATCTTATTTATCCCTGCCTGTTTCTTTGAGGGAAAAATTAAGGGGTTTTATAATAAATAAGTTTAGGGGGGAGGAAAAGTTCCTGGAACCAGGGATAAAGTGGCTTGAGGAGAGAACAGATATGAAATACTTAGGCAGCTTACCGTATTTCGAGGAACCATTAATAATGCCAGAGGACTCCATGAACCTCAATGAGGTAGGAAGTGGAGAAATGGAAGTTAGTGTAATAGCTTATCCGCAGATGAGCAATTTCAATGAGTTTTATGCCTTAAATAACTCCAATGCTCACCTTAAATTTGTAAAGAAACCTACGCAAATAACTGATTCAGACCTAGTGATCTTACCAGGTAGTAAAAATACAATAAAGAGTTTAGAGTGGCTTAAGAGCAGAGGTTTTACCGAATTCCTGAAGAGGAAACCCGTTCTCGGTATATGTGGGGGATTTCAGATCATGGGGAGTAAAATGATTGACAGTAGCGGAGGACTAGAACTTGGAGATGTTGATCAGGTGGATGGACTAGGATTATTCGAAATTAATACTGTGTATGAGAAGGAAAAAGTCGTAAGTTTATCATCAGCCCAGTTAGGAATAGAAGGGTATGAAATAAGGAGAGGAAGAATCGAATTCATTAATGAAGAGCCTCTAACCTACATCACAAGAAGAGGGAAAATGGCTGTTAATGTGCCGGATGGAGTCCTTAAAGGAGATAAGTTAGGTCTAAGCATTCATGGTTCTATGTTCTCCCCAGGAGGAAAGAAAATCCTTAACGAGGTATTTGGTCTTAAAATATATGCTGAGGATTTGGAAACTGAGATAAAAAAACAGGTGGACAATCTCTCACGCGTTTTAAAGCAACACGTAGATGTGGATAAAATTTATGAGCTATACATTTAA
- a CDS encoding aldolase yields the protein MIGFEIRMKRLFERGKAFVVALDHGLVMGPLKGIERVAEVVKKISFNGPDALQMTPGMLKIVKENFFSRRSPMLIVRLDTANVWRSDYKKFESGYYSQIYSVKDAIEAGADAIVTYMVVGYGDDRVEGYNIESLAKVREEANDYGIPFIIEPLFISPENPDSVKDPKLVKYVTRLASEIGADILKVDYTGDKNSFREVVDLAFAPILIRGGPKTKNDTEFLQMLKDAIQAGASGITVGRNLWQSKEPDKMARAISGLVHEGKDIGEILKILG from the coding sequence ATGATTGGTTTTGAAATTAGGATGAAAAGACTTTTTGAGAGAGGAAAAGCCTTCGTAGTAGCTCTGGATCACGGTCTGGTAATGGGACCATTGAAAGGTATTGAGAGGGTAGCAGAAGTTGTTAAAAAAATATCATTCAATGGACCAGACGCACTTCAAATGACGCCCGGTATGTTGAAAATCGTGAAAGAGAACTTCTTCTCTAGAAGATCTCCCATGTTAATTGTCAGACTAGATACGGCAAATGTGTGGAGATCTGATTACAAGAAATTTGAAAGTGGATATTATTCACAAATATACTCTGTTAAGGATGCCATTGAGGCTGGAGCTGACGCTATAGTTACATATATGGTAGTAGGATACGGAGATGATCGCGTAGAGGGGTATAACATCGAGAGTCTGGCTAAAGTAAGAGAAGAAGCAAATGATTATGGAATACCATTTATAATCGAGCCATTATTTATATCTCCTGAAAATCCAGATTCTGTTAAAGATCCCAAGTTAGTTAAATATGTAACTAGATTAGCCTCAGAGATAGGTGCAGATATCCTCAAAGTAGATTATACAGGGGACAAAAACTCCTTTAGAGAAGTAGTTGATTTAGCTTTTGCACCTATCTTAATAAGGGGAGGTCCTAAAACCAAAAATGATACTGAGTTCCTACAAATGCTAAAAGATGCTATTCAGGCAGGTGCCTCAGGAATTACGGTCGGGAGAAACTTATGGCAGTCTAAAGAGCCAGATAAAATGGCGAGAGCGATTTCTGGATTAGTTCATGAAGGAAAGGATATTGGGGAAATATTAAAAATACTGGGTTAA